A region of the Paracoccaceae bacterium genome:
CGCGGGCACCTCCCCCATCCTGTCGAACCTCGGCGGCTATGTCCCGCCGGGCGGCACCGTCACCCCGCCCGCCCCGCAACTGACCGGCACCAACGGCAACGACGTGCTGACCGGCACCGCCGCTGCCGACACGATGAACGGGCTGAACGGCAACGATGCGATCACCGCGCTTCGCGGCAACGATACCGTCGACGGCGGCCGGGGCAATGACATCATCGACGGCGGGGCCGGGGCCGACTGGCTCTATGGCGACCGGGGCAACGATCTGCTCTGGGGGGGCGCCGGGAATGACCGGCTGTTCGGCGGCGACGGCGGCGACGTGCTGGACGGCGGCGAGGGCAAGGACCAGATGACGGGCGGCATCGGCGGCGACGTGTTCGTCTTCGGCGCGGGCGACCGCGTGCTCGACTTCAGCCGTGTCGAGGGCGACCAGGTCCATTTCCACGCGGCGCTCGGCCTGTCGGAAGCCGACCTGATCATCAGCCAGACGGCGCAGGGCACCGTCATCGGCGCCCAGGGTGTCGCGGGCACGCTGCTGCTGGCAGGCTACTTCGGCGGCTTCGACACCGGCAACGACTTCAAGTTCGACTACGTCCCGAACTTCGATTTCGTCTGATCGCATCGCCCGCCCCCCCCGTGGGCAGGCGGGCGGCGGCAGGGCGGCGGGCTGTGGGGGCGCCGCCGTCCTGTTTGCATCGCCGGAACGGCAAGGCTAGGCTTGGCCGCCGACAGGAGCCGCCATGCATCCCCCCGCGTTGCACCGCCACGCCCTTTCCCGGATGCCCGCCGTTCAGGCGCGCGTCCTGCCGGGCACGCAACGCTGGAACGTCGCCGATCCGTTGCCCGGCTCGGGCTGTCTCGGGATCGAACTCGGGGTTGCCGCAGGCTCGTTCTCGGCGCGCATGGTGGCATCGGGCCGGTTCCGCCGCTTCTTCGGCGTCGATGCCTATGCCGACGGCCACGGCGTCGCCGAATACCGCAACGCCCTGACCACCGTCGGGCTGATGGCCGATTACACGCTGCTGCGCATGACCTTCGATCAGGCGCTGCCCCTGTTCCCCGAGGCGCATTTCGATTTCGTCTACTGCGACGGCTACGCCCATACCGGCGAAGAGGGCGGCCGCACCCTGTGCGACTGGTATTCCCGGCTGAAGCCCGGCGGCGTCATGGCGGGCGACGACTACGACGCCCAGTCCTGGCCGCTGGTGGTCTGGGCGGTCAACGACCTCGCCTCTCAGGTGGGGGCCGACCTGATGGTCACCGACCTGGTCTCCGACGCGGCCTACAACCGCTACCGGTCCTGGTTCTTCGTCAAGCCGCCGGGCGATCTGCGCCCCGTCCCCTCGGCCGAGCTTCTGCCCATCGCGGATGCCGAAAAGGCCCGGATCGCCGAAAAGCGCCGCCTGAAACGGCTGGCGCGCAAGGCGGCGGCCCGCTGATCCGCCAT
Encoded here:
- a CDS encoding class I SAM-dependent methyltransferase, whose amino-acid sequence is MHPPALHRHALSRMPAVQARVLPGTQRWNVADPLPGSGCLGIELGVAAGSFSARMVASGRFRRFFGVDAYADGHGVAEYRNALTTVGLMADYTLLRMTFDQALPLFPEAHFDFVYCDGYAHTGEEGGRTLCDWYSRLKPGGVMAGDDYDAQSWPLVVWAVNDLASQVGADLMVTDLVSDAAYNRYRSWFFVKPPGDLRPVPSAELLPIADAEKARIAEKRRLKRLARKAAAR